From Aquarana catesbeiana isolate 2022-GZ linkage group LG05, ASM4218655v1, whole genome shotgun sequence:
acaccatagagctgctgatcgctgcCTCCCACATCCccccaggtgtgtgtgtgtgtgtgtgtgtgtgtataagaggggggggggctctctgagaatcctgatgttaggggaggctctctggggaccctgatgtaagggggggggggatccgtaCTATGTAACAatattaattataatatatatgtatgtatatatacatacacacacacacataaaaatgagtacacccctcacatttttgtaaatattttattctatcttttcatgtgacaacactgaagaaatgaaatgacactttgccacaatgtaaagtagtgagtgtacagcttgtataacagtgtaaaattgctgtcccctcaaaataactcaacacacagccattaatgtctaaaccactggcaacaaaagtgagtacacccctgagtgaaaatgtccaaatttggcccaaagtgtcaatattttgtgtggccaccattatttttcagcactgccttaaccctcttgggcatgaagttcactagagcttcacaggttgccacttgagtcatCTTCCACTTCTCAATGATGACATcattgagctggtggatgttagagaccttgcgctcctccaccttccatttgaggatgtcccacagatgctcaatagagtttaggtctcgagacatgcttggccagtctatcacctttaccctcagcttctttagcaaggcagtggtcatcttggaggtgtgtttggggtcgttatcatttggaatactgccctgcggcccagtctctgaggggaggggatcatgctctgcttcagtaggtcacagtacatgttggcattcatggttccctcaatgaactctagctccccagggccggcagcactcatgcagccccagacaatgacactcccaccaccatgcttgaatgtaggaaagacacatttgtctttgtactcctcgcctggttgccaccacacacgcttgacaccatctgaaccaaacaagtttatcttggtctcatcagaccacagaacatggttccaataattcatgtccttagtctgcttgtcttccacaaactgcgggctttcttgtgcatcatctttagaagaggcttccttctgggacaagagccatgcagaccaatttgatgcagtgtgttacatatggtctgagcaccgaaaggctgaacccccaccccttcaacttctgaagcaatgccggcagcactcatacgtctatttaacaaagacaacctctggatatgacgctgagcatgtgcactcaacttctttgatcaaccatggcgaggcctgttctgagtggaacccatcctgttaaactgctgtatggtcttggccaccgtgctgcagctcagtttcaaggtcttggcaatctccttacagccttggccatctttatgcagagcaacaatttttttcttttcagagttctttgccatgaggtgccatgttgaacttccagtaaacagtaagagaatgagagcgataagaccaaatttaacacacctctccccattcacacatgagtccttgtaacactaacgagtcacatgacaccggggagggaaaatggctaattgggcccaatttggacattttcacttaggggtgtactcacttttgttgccagcggtttagacattaatggctgtgtgttgagttattttgaggggacagcaaatttacactgttatacaagctgtacactcactactttacattgtagcaaagtgtaatttattcagtgttgtcacatgaagagatatagtaaaatatttacaaaaatgtgagatgctgtgtgtgtgtgtgtgtgtgtatatatatatatatatatatatacatacacacacatatacatacacacacacatacatacacacacgtatattatatacatgtgtatgcccgcccaagcgtatgactttctttacttcgctgctatgggctctagcccgagatcttttgtagagcCAGCAACGTCCCtagtgggggcccttcatggtttcttgcaccggccctgaagattctagttacgcctctgaatgatggtgcctttccagatgtgcaagctgcccatccCATATGCACTAaagcacccccataccatcagagatgccgGCTTTTCGAGTGCTGATAACAAGCCGGATGGTCAATCTCCCTTTCAGTCTGGAGGACACGGTGCTCATGGctttgatttgtctgaccacagaccAGTTCTCCACTTTACATCAGACCATTTTTAACAcgctttggcccagagaaggcGGCaacgtttctggatcatgttcagatatggcttcttctttgcattatAGAGCTTCATCTTGCATTTTCGGATGGCATGGCGAACTGTGTTCACAGCCCACGCGGTGATGTCCTTCACAGAATCGAGCAGTTTTTAATGCAGTGCAGTCTGAGGTCCCGAAGATCGTGGGCATCCAGGCCTTTTCCCTTGAGCACGAAGATTTCTCTAGATTCCAAGAATCTTTTgacattatgtactgtagatgatgatatatttaaagactTTTCAATTTtatattgaggaacattattctgaaattgtttgacaatttttagaagCAGCTTTTTGCGGATTGGTGAATCTCTGTCCATCTTTACATCTGAGATACTcagactctctaagatgctccttTTAcaccaatcatgttactgacctgttgccaattaaccttattagctgcaaaatgttcttccagctcttccttgttagtaccacttactttgtcagccttttgttgccctgtccaacctttgagacgtgttgctgcaatcaatttcaaaatgacattttttttttttgagatttgaaATTCTTTTCATTCTGTtttcatgtagattttacacagcgtccaaacttttttggaattggtgtTTATTAAGTACACTAAAATAAGCAATAGTGCATAAACGTGTGCACTAAAATCATATGTCATAAAAGACTGCAACTACctattttctgctttcaaaaaaatatgtTAGGAGGTTTTAACCAATTTAAAAATTCACTAATGTGAAATTTTAACATgtgcaaaacctaaaaaaaaaaaaaaaaaaaaaaaaaaaaaaaaaaggtcttgtaCAAAAGTGGTTAAATTGATAATTATTCAGTTCAGTTAGCTATGATAGATGGCTAACATACTAAAAAAGCTGACCTCTCCTTATATCTCCAATTTGCTTCTGCTACCGTTTCTTGGTAGAAAATTAACCTGCTTTTTAATTTAATTGCCCTCATGCTTCTAATTATCCATTCAAGGGCATTGCAGTAGGCACACTTCCTGTCTGAGAATGCCCAGCCTCCCACAAGTCACAAATACAGTCTTAGACATGTATCTACAGGCTGTCAATCACAGTTGTTACCCATGCGTTGAGCACAACATTCACAGAGCCAGATTAATGTGATTACAGTTAGCTGCAAAGCCTGACACTTCCCTGTGCACGCTGAACCATGGGACTCAGGAAATCCTCTGCAGCAGTTGTAATGTTGGTCAAACAAGTGTCTGTGCAGTGTGATCCAGACTTGTACAGACTCTGGATTAGAAAAGGTTATCTGAAAAGACGTATTCAGTGAATTGTGGTACTTAAGAGCTCTTTTGAAACAAGCCGTGTATTTTAAGTAGCTGTGTTACTCTCAATGTGAATGCAGTGTTATTTCTCAGTGAGCACAAACAATATTCTGTGTTCTTTATTGTATTAGGTGATAATCTGTGCTATATTATCCACTTATACAGGAGCAGTAAGGAGTACAGAAGGGTAACATAGGTTAATGTCTTATGCTGTCCAGCATAATCTGGACTGCAAATAGATGCAACACATAGCACCTGGTTTATGGTCTTTGTATTGTTCATATTTagataaaataaagggaaaaataagCAGGGCAGCAAGCTTAGGGGAAAATATAAAAATAGAGTACTGCAGACTGGAGTTctgcttaaacttttttttttttttttttaaccaaactcaAATTAACATTTAAAAGGATTGCTGCTGATTTAGTAGCTGACTTACTGTGGGGATGCAAAGCTTGCTGAATGGATTCCCATCTAGAAGATATGAGCCATTGAAGGTCACATACTCATCATAGTACTGTGGTGCTTGAGGGATAACACTACACAGCATCTTTCGCCTCTCTTCTACTTTTCGTCTAATGTGAAGATATTCAAAATAAGGATTTGCCCTCTCAGACTGATATGGTTGGATATCCTCCAGTTTCAAAGAATCCACAACTGCAGCCAAGGActgttgtgttttttcttttgcttGCTGTATTGAAGAAGGATTAGCTAAACCAGGTTGAGGCACACGAGGCAGCTTTCTTTTACGTGGATGATGAACTTGTACATCATCCTCTTCAGTTAGTCGTATCCTCCCTCTCAGGGATATAGTGTTTTCAACAGCTTCCTTTTCTGAAGTGTGGGAGAAGCTTGCTTGCGCCTGCTTATTTTGATTGGCCAACATGTTAGCACGATTTCTTGTAATTCTTTGAGGAATTTCTTGCGGCTCGGTTTTTACTTCAGTATTTTCCTCTACTTCCATCTTAATGGTCTGGCTACATTTCTGCATCTCTTCCTGTACTGAAGGAGTTTGATTCTCAGATGAACAGAAGTCGTATTTTTGCAAAGAAGTGTCCTTTATGTTACCAGAATGGTTGACTTGATGATGTGTATTTTCTTTAAGTGTTTCTGCTGTTCCACTCGTCTTTTCCAAGTCACCATCATCTTTTCTATCACTCTGTGATGCAGTAAGATTTTCTACACCAGATTTGCAGTCTTTAGATGTAGACTGTTCCTCCTCTTGTTTGTCTATGAGAATATTCTCCTTTGTTGGACTTGAGCTTGGTGTGATTTTCTTGGAAAGATTAGGagcctgtatatctgctgtgttttcCATTCTTTCCACAACACAGTCTGAAAGGACAATTTTTATCCTGTCAACAGGGTGAACATTTTCTTGAGATGTTGCAGTGGATACCTCAGTTTTCTCGGTTTCAGGAAGCTTGGGTTCATCTTCTTTTACCTCATTTCCTTTGACGTTACTAGAGTTGGCACTTGCACAAGTTTGCTCTTCTATTCCAGTGCTAGGTGTCAAACTGCAAAGCACAGACGTTTTTGGTGAACTATGTGGATCTGAAGGTGGTGGTGCTGTAACAGTAGGACATGATATAGGAGAGGAAAGTACACACGGTTCATGTGGGCTTGTTTTGGTGTTTTCCTGTCTACATGAAAGCAAATCCTGAGATGTGTTGCCGTCAGCCTCCGCAAAGGCGGCAGACTCTTGTTCTGAACAAACTGATTTTGCAAGTTCAGAATCCAAAGGTGAAGATATTCCTACATGACAACTGGCTCGGTCAGAGCTATTTATAACAGGTGACCCCTCTGGAATGGTTTGAGTTTCTTGGACTAACATATTTGAATCTCCAGTATGCTTACTAAAAGGTAAGGATTTTTTACTACTTGGATGTAGACTAGAAAAGCTACCTTGGAAatctttttcttctatttttggAGACATACAGCTGCTAGGCACTGATGGAGCAGCTGATGTAGTTTCTTGTAAAGTGCTTTCTAAAATTGAAGGGGAGGGCCTAATTTGATCAACAAAAGCAGCTGGCATGCTGCATCTTCTAACTTCTACAACCGGCCTGCATTCACTGGTTGCCAATTTAGTATCCTCTACAGACACTGACCTGAGATAACCTGGGAGAAGTCTGTTTGACAGAGGTTGCTTAACACGATCAGGTAGCTCAGAAAGGCTGTCCAACTCTCTGTCATGAACAGCTGGTGATTTAGCACTTGATAGAAAAGGGGACTGAGAGAAAGACATCTGAGAATCTGAACCTTCAAGTGCAAAGTCTGAATCATATTCAATTGTAGGCCTTGGTGTGGTCACAGTAGCATGACAAGAGTCTTCAGAACTGGCAACTGATATCATTGATATAGATCGAGAACTTAGACCAGTTTTTTCACTCTCTGACCGAGGAGACCTAGCTAGGCTATTGTTTTCCAATATTAAAAGTGTTTTTCCGGGATGTGCCACATTTTTTCCATCGACTGACTGTGATCTGCAGCTTGTGGCATCCTTTAGCATTTTATCTTTGGGGCCAGAATCTGACAACTCTGAACTTTTCGATCTCATTAACTCTTTGTTTTTAGATGGTGTGAGCGAATGTCTctgcttttctttttcctttagttTACTCAATTCAGTACTGTTTCGATGTCTcagcctttctttttctttttgtttgatcTTCTCTTTATGCTTTTTATGCCACTGTTCAATTTCAAGGTCTTTCAAACTAAGCATTCTCTCAAAACTAGTTTGCATTAGATCATCATTCACTAATCTTTTCTCTTTTGGTCGGGTATCTTTGAGTAGTTGTAATTTAGGTTTATTTTTTTCTGGTTCAGTCTCTTTAGGTTTTACTTTCAATATATTTGTTTGCGTTTTGTCTTTATGCTTGTCCCGTtctttatatctatctatatccttTTCCTTGTCTTTGCGGTCTTTTTCTTTATATTCAGCCATTTTTTGTTGCTCCTCTTttgacttttcccttactaacgataGTCGTTCATGCAATACCTTGTTTTCTGTGCTACTTGGTTTCCGTTCCTCCTGGCTGTGCTTTACACTTGTTCCCGACAAACAATCTCCATCTTTAGATTTCTCCTTCTTTCGATAATCCCGCTCTTTGCGTTTTCCTTTGTCAGATTTGCTTGATTCCAGATCTTTTTCCATTTGTTTAGTTTTCTTATCAGAAGAAACTTTCTGCTCACCAAGATGCTTATCCTTTTCAATCCTTTCAAGTTTCTTTTCAGATTTGTCTTTGGACTTTTCTTTGCTGGTTGAAACGGTTCTTATTTTATCGTTTTCTTTCTGTACAGACTGtaaatgtgttttgcatttttctaTGTGGTCATGTATGTCAATCTTCTCTTTTTCGGTTTTGTGATCTTTTGATTTCTTCTCTTTGTCTGTGCATTTTTTATCCAACTTATCAATGTCCTTTTCTTTAAGTGCTAATCTCTTCTCAGACTTCTCCCTGCTTTCCTTAGCAAGTATTTCAGTATCGGTTTCCCTGGCAAGGTTTGTTGACTCGTCCTTAGTAAGTACATTCCCTAAAAAAATATCACCTTTTTCTGGAAAAATATTAGTATCCCTTTCTTTTTTCATGGTCTCCTCAAGATCTTTAGTGTTTTCTTTGTGGTCATAGTTCTCTTTTGTTTTATCTTCTTTTGCTTGCGGTTTTTCCAGCTTGCCTTTTTTATCTGGAGATGGGTTTTTGGATTCCATGGTCAAAAATTCATCATCGTTTTCATCACTTTTAAAAAAGTTCTCCTTCCAGAATTCCCTGTCAAACTCTATATTTCTTGGTGTGTTTTTATTATCTCTGTGTTTGCTTTTATCCTTTTCCACATCTagctcttttttatttttgtctttttcccTATCCTTATGCTTTACTTTGTGCTTTTTTAGTACTTTGCCTTCCTTGTCTTTCTTTACAACAAACTCCGCTGTTTCAAAGGAAGGGCTTTTGTCATCTTCTTTGCTTTTAGCTGCAGCCCTGTCACCATATTCATTAAAAAAGTCTTTTGCGTGTTtacttttttccttgtttttggaAATAGCGGTGCTTGAACTTTCCAGTGCATATTCTGAGTCCGGGCTCTGTTCGAAGTGGAAGAGCTCTGCTTGTAATGAGGATTCAGATCCACCAGGTGGTGAAACGCACATTTTAGTGTTGTCTTGTTTTAGTGGTGTCGATTGCTTATCAACAAAAGTGAACGTGTGCTTGGGAGATTTGCCAGGGGTAATCTGAAACAATTGTAAAGACCCCTCATCTTTTGTACACAGAGACTTCCTAAACACCTCTTCGCCTCTAGATTTTTCTATAGAATCCAAAGCAGAGTTCATCACTATGTTCACTACTTTAACATTTTCTTTCTGATCTTTTTCTTGTTTTAATTCTTTGTTCTCTTTGTTTTTACTTTGATTCTTCACTTTTTTCTTGACTTTGCCCTTCTCCTTTTGCTCGTGTAGAACACTATACTCTTTTCTGTGTCGGATGTCAGAATTTAGGCTTTCAGAAGCAAGGCTCACTTTTTCAGGAAGCAAATCATCATCTGAGCTGTCGGAGCTTGTGAATAATAAGCGAGATGGTTTCGGTTTTCTGTTTTTGTACAGTTTTGGAAAATCTATTTTGTCTTTCTTTACAAAAAAGTTTTCACTCTCTTCAGAGCACTCTTTGTTAATCTCATTCCTGATCACACGTTTGTCCTCCATCATTTTGCCCATctctccatcatcatcatcctcctcctcatcctcttcatcatcTTTAAATTCATACTCATCAAGTCCTGAAGTGCAAGGTGTCCCCTTGGCAGTGGCATGCTTGGTTTCATCGATCATGGGCTCCTTTTCGCCCTCTGAATCTAAGTTTTCATCTACACTGGAGAGATTGGTAAACTGGGGCTCCTCAGAGtctgtaaaataaaatacaatgaaaTTAAAACTGACTGAATCGCATGAATGATTAGGAGCATATATCAACAATTGCTAAATGTCTTTGCatggaaaaacaaaataaaaaaaaatcccaactttTTGGCAATGAACAAAAACTGAGGCTCAGAGGTTCATTCGTGTCATTTACAGGCTGCACAAAGATGACATGGAGGTAGAAAACCAGGTGCATTGTAGGCATTTCATCCCAATAGACACTGCAGTGTGTTTATTGTTTTTAGACAAATCTTACTAGTGAAATAAGTAGGACAAGGGATTTTAAGCAACCAGCAAATATGGATGTCCGACGAACATTTAAAATGATAAACCATCCATAAAACTAGGTTATTGAACAAGAACATgcttaatttaaagtgttactaaacccacaacagtaaaatcagtctgtatatgaaataaagcatgctggttatactcactgtggaacctaagggtttaatcctcggcattgtgtaaaaaggctgtctgatcccgtcttctctgatccccaccttcttccacagtccccaatccatctgctgatcgtacagagccttggaggccctctgaacatgctcagttttgtgtgtattgctagagaggttttttttttttttttttttggggagggtgcaagtgatcagcacagggccaatcggcactgtccagacagagtgtcagtcatgcagcctcataggacagccagaagataatgaaaactcctcctacaagctttaaccagtgctaagccagacactgatagaagtcacaagactgctatatactgctgatgagaaaaggtatttagcagtttatatttactaaaataatagcatttccatgttctgtgtacagtgggataccagatatagtgaatgtggggtccagggtttagtaacactttaagataattTATCTTTTGCCAAgctttattttatatacagtggcaAGACAAATTATGTAAAAATATATCAACATAAGGAACGTTCCAGTAGAATAATGAAAAATTAGTTTAAAATGAGTTAAAAGTAACAAACTAGAATTGTAGATGAAGGAATCATGTACCAGGAAACAATGTATCAAAAATCCAAATGATAAAAACAAGGGAAAGGAATGTGCCCTGTGAGCACTGACTCACGGGCTTATGTGGTTTCTCTGTTAAGCCAGAAGAGATGGATGGCTGTGGAGAGGGACGATAAGCTCAGTGAATGCTCAGCCCCCAACTCCACTGGCAGAGCCAGTTGGAAATTGGCTGTGTCGAATTCTGAAGTTCCTGGAAGGAGACATGGGGCTCAGGGAGAGCACGCTCCAATCCCGAATCTCAGTGAGGCAATGTAGAGCTTAACGGTCCGGTTGGTAGAAAATGGCAGGAGCAGGCAAAGGAGCTGGGCTGCCAAATCTGTGCACGAACCAGCAGCTGCAACCACCGACCAGTCTCTAGCCGGTCACTGTTCAACGAGGCAATGGAGGGGAAGTGGAGGAGGGAAGAGGTGCCGGAGCTCAATCACAGACAGACTACATGTTTCAGGGATTAACCTCTTCATCAGGTCATGTCATGTAGTCCATTTGTGATTGAGCTCCGGCACCTCACTTACCCTCCATAGCCAtagaatgcggctctccgtgggggcactcaccaaagagaaggggccaggagtgccaccaggggaccccagaaaaggaggatcgggggccgctttgtgcaaaaccctagcacagagcaggcaagtataacatgtttgttatttaaaaaaaataaaaaaacctttgcaatcactttaatggataagttcatctttt
This genomic window contains:
- the ANKRD12 gene encoding ankyrin repeat domain-containing protein 12 isoform X1 produces the protein MNNKMPKTLSTKVTPSENSDSDCNIMVEKQTGRKNKEKITSYTRTPKLDRNEVGKEMKEKSSMKRKLPFTISPPREEERDSDTDSEAGHTSENWGERITSSYSTNAEKEGPEKKKVKKESGNKKSTPVNILFGYPLSERKQMALLMQMTARDNSPDSTPNHPSQATPTQKKTPTTSSTRQKDKVNKRNERGETSLHMAAIRGDLSQVKELIRLGANVNVKDFAGWTPLHEACNMGCYEVAKVLIAAGADVNTQGLDDDTPLHDAASSGHRDIVKLLLRHGGNAFQANKHGARPIDVADSEELEQLLKQEIPLSDDEESYTDSEEPQFTNLSSVDENLDSEGEKEPMIDETKHATAKGTPCTSGLDEYEFKDDEEDEEEDDDDGEMGKMMEDKRVIRNEINKECSEESENFFVKKDKIDFPKLYKNRKPKPSRLLFTSSDSSDDDLLPEKVSLASESLNSDIRHRKEYSVLHEQKEKGKVKKKVKNQSKNKENKELKQEKDQKENVKVVNIVMNSALDSIEKSRGEEVFRKSLCTKDEGSLQLFQITPGKSPKHTFTFVDKQSTPLKQDNTKMCVSPPGGSESSLQAELFHFEQSPDSEYALESSSTAISKNKEKSKHAKDFFNEYGDRAAAKSKEDDKSPSFETAEFVVKKDKEGKVLKKHKVKHKDREKDKNKKELDVEKDKSKHRDNKNTPRNIEFDREFWKENFFKSDENDDEFLTMESKNPSPDKKGKLEKPQAKEDKTKENYDHKENTKDLEETMKKERDTNIFPEKGDIFLGNVLTKDESTNLARETDTEILAKESREKSEKRLALKEKDIDKLDKKCTDKEKKSKDHKTEKEKIDIHDHIEKCKTHLQSVQKENDKIRTVSTSKEKSKDKSEKKLERIEKDKHLGEQKVSSDKKTKQMEKDLESSKSDKGKRKERDYRKKEKSKDGDCLSGTSVKHSQEERKPSSTENKVLHERLSLVREKSKEEQQKMAEYKEKDRKDKEKDIDRYKERDKHKDKTQTNILKVKPKETEPEKNKPKLQLLKDTRPKEKRLVNDDLMQTSFERMLSLKDLEIEQWHKKHKEKIKQKEKERLRHRNSTELSKLKEKEKQRHSLTPSKNKELMRSKSSELSDSGPKDKMLKDATSCRSQSVDGKNVAHPGKTLLILENNSLARSPRSESEKTGLSSRSISMISVASSEDSCHATVTTPRPTIEYDSDFALEGSDSQMSFSQSPFLSSAKSPAVHDRELDSLSELPDRVKQPLSNRLLPGYLRSVSVEDTKLATSECRPVVEVRRCSMPAAFVDQIRPSPSILESTLQETTSAAPSVPSSCMSPKIEEKDFQGSFSSLHPSSKKSLPFSKHTGDSNMLVQETQTIPEGSPVINSSDRASCHVGISSPLDSELAKSVCSEQESAAFAEADGNTSQDLLSCRQENTKTSPHEPCVLSSPISCPTVTAPPPSDPHSSPKTSVLCSLTPSTGIEEQTCASANSSNVKGNEVKEDEPKLPETEKTEVSTATSQENVHPVDRIKIVLSDCVVERMENTADIQAPNLSKKITPSSSPTKENILIDKQEEEQSTSKDCKSGVENLTASQSDRKDDGDLEKTSGTAETLKENTHHQVNHSGNIKDTSLQKYDFCSSENQTPSVQEEMQKCSQTIKMEVEENTEVKTEPQEIPQRITRNRANMLANQNKQAQASFSHTSEKEAVENTISLRGRIRLTEEDDVQVHHPRKRKLPRVPQPGLANPSSIQQAKEKTQQSLAAVVDSLKLEDIQPYQSERANPYFEYLHIRRKVEERRKMLCSVIPQAPQYYDEYVTFNGSYLLDGNPFSKLCIPTITPPPSLSEPLKELFRQQEVVRMKLRLQHSIEREKLIVSNEQEVLRVHYRAARTLANQSLPFSACTVLLDAEVYNVPQESQLTTGQFGVRDVDEKRKVKSEDGKASVRDRFNARQFMSWLHDVDDKFDKLKTCLLMRQQHEAAALNAVQRLEWQLKLQELDPATYKSVSIYEIQEFYVPLVEVNDDFELTPI
- the ANKRD12 gene encoding ankyrin repeat domain-containing protein 12 isoform X2, whose translation is MNNKMPKTLSTKVTPSENSDSDCNIMVEKQTGRKNKEKITSYTRTPKLDRNEVGKEMKEKSSMKRKLPFTISPPREEERDSDTEKEGPEKKKVKKESGNKKSTPVNILFGYPLSERKQMALLMQMTARDNSPDSTPNHPSQATPTQKKTPTTSSTRQKDKVNKRNERGETSLHMAAIRGDLSQVKELIRLGANVNVKDFAGWTPLHEACNMGCYEVAKVLIAAGADVNTQGLDDDTPLHDAASSGHRDIVKLLLRHGGNAFQANKHGARPIDVADSEELEQLLKQEIPLSDDEESYTDSEEPQFTNLSSVDENLDSEGEKEPMIDETKHATAKGTPCTSGLDEYEFKDDEEDEEEDDDDGEMGKMMEDKRVIRNEINKECSEESENFFVKKDKIDFPKLYKNRKPKPSRLLFTSSDSSDDDLLPEKVSLASESLNSDIRHRKEYSVLHEQKEKGKVKKKVKNQSKNKENKELKQEKDQKENVKVVNIVMNSALDSIEKSRGEEVFRKSLCTKDEGSLQLFQITPGKSPKHTFTFVDKQSTPLKQDNTKMCVSPPGGSESSLQAELFHFEQSPDSEYALESSSTAISKNKEKSKHAKDFFNEYGDRAAAKSKEDDKSPSFETAEFVVKKDKEGKVLKKHKVKHKDREKDKNKKELDVEKDKSKHRDNKNTPRNIEFDREFWKENFFKSDENDDEFLTMESKNPSPDKKGKLEKPQAKEDKTKENYDHKENTKDLEETMKKERDTNIFPEKGDIFLGNVLTKDESTNLARETDTEILAKESREKSEKRLALKEKDIDKLDKKCTDKEKKSKDHKTEKEKIDIHDHIEKCKTHLQSVQKENDKIRTVSTSKEKSKDKSEKKLERIEKDKHLGEQKVSSDKKTKQMEKDLESSKSDKGKRKERDYRKKEKSKDGDCLSGTSVKHSQEERKPSSTENKVLHERLSLVREKSKEEQQKMAEYKEKDRKDKEKDIDRYKERDKHKDKTQTNILKVKPKETEPEKNKPKLQLLKDTRPKEKRLVNDDLMQTSFERMLSLKDLEIEQWHKKHKEKIKQKEKERLRHRNSTELSKLKEKEKQRHSLTPSKNKELMRSKSSELSDSGPKDKMLKDATSCRSQSVDGKNVAHPGKTLLILENNSLARSPRSESEKTGLSSRSISMISVASSEDSCHATVTTPRPTIEYDSDFALEGSDSQMSFSQSPFLSSAKSPAVHDRELDSLSELPDRVKQPLSNRLLPGYLRSVSVEDTKLATSECRPVVEVRRCSMPAAFVDQIRPSPSILESTLQETTSAAPSVPSSCMSPKIEEKDFQGSFSSLHPSSKKSLPFSKHTGDSNMLVQETQTIPEGSPVINSSDRASCHVGISSPLDSELAKSVCSEQESAAFAEADGNTSQDLLSCRQENTKTSPHEPCVLSSPISCPTVTAPPPSDPHSSPKTSVLCSLTPSTGIEEQTCASANSSNVKGNEVKEDEPKLPETEKTEVSTATSQENVHPVDRIKIVLSDCVVERMENTADIQAPNLSKKITPSSSPTKENILIDKQEEEQSTSKDCKSGVENLTASQSDRKDDGDLEKTSGTAETLKENTHHQVNHSGNIKDTSLQKYDFCSSENQTPSVQEEMQKCSQTIKMEVEENTEVKTEPQEIPQRITRNRANMLANQNKQAQASFSHTSEKEAVENTISLRGRIRLTEEDDVQVHHPRKRKLPRVPQPGLANPSSIQQAKEKTQQSLAAVVDSLKLEDIQPYQSERANPYFEYLHIRRKVEERRKMLCSVIPQAPQYYDEYVTFNGSYLLDGNPFSKLCIPTITPPPSLSEPLKELFRQQEVVRMKLRLQHSIEREKLIVSNEQEVLRVHYRAARTLANQSLPFSACTVLLDAEVYNVPQESQLTTGQFGVRDVDEKRKVKSEDGKASVRDRFNARQFMSWLHDVDDKFDKLKTCLLMRQQHEAAALNAVQRLEWQLKLQELDPATYKSVSIYEIQEFYVPLVEVNDDFELTPI